In a single window of the Desulfuromonas sp. TF genome:
- the fdhD gene encoding formate dehydrogenase accessory sulfurtransferase FdhD codes for MIDETIKLPVIKVRGRQRWQVEDSVVREVPITIYFNKEEIVTVLCSPSQIKELTIGFLISEGFVRERSDLYTIGHHCAENIIRVEGRPRPAQKSAMNRRVMSACCGKSRASFNFENDAELVRVQESKSRIALEEAVYYANYLEENSSLFKETGGLHNGGIGYAGEVRYVCHDIGRHNVLDKLLGRAYLLDLDLSGHVLFFSGRVSSEILLKVAKMNIPILVARSAPTDLALGLAEDLNITVIGFARGDKLNIYTCPERIELSSMLSVVNTGRGALRASRGLRARGERR; via the coding sequence ATGATCGACGAGACCATAAAGCTGCCCGTCATCAAGGTCAGGGGGAGGCAAAGGTGGCAGGTTGAGGATTCGGTTGTTCGAGAAGTGCCGATAACGATTTACTTCAACAAAGAAGAGATCGTCACCGTCCTGTGCTCTCCGAGCCAGATCAAGGAATTGACGATCGGTTTTCTGATCTCCGAAGGCTTTGTTCGGGAGCGGAGCGACCTGTACACGATCGGGCATCACTGCGCGGAAAACATTATCCGGGTTGAAGGCAGGCCGCGTCCGGCCCAGAAAAGCGCCATGAACCGCCGGGTCATGTCTGCCTGCTGCGGCAAGAGCCGGGCATCCTTCAACTTTGAGAACGACGCCGAGCTGGTCAGGGTCCAGGAGTCGAAATCACGAATCGCTCTCGAAGAAGCCGTTTACTACGCCAACTACCTGGAGGAGAACTCCTCCCTCTTCAAGGAGACGGGAGGGCTTCACAACGGCGGGATAGGGTATGCGGGGGAGGTCCGCTACGTCTGTCATGATATCGGGCGGCACAACGTGCTCGACAAGCTCCTTGGCCGGGCCTACCTGCTGGATCTGGACCTGTCCGGACATGTTCTCTTTTTCAGCGGAAGGGTTTCATCGGAGATCCTGCTGAAGGTGGCCAAGATGAACATCCCCATTCTCGTGGCCCGCTCGGCGCCGACCGATCTCGCACTGGGCCTGGCCGAAGATCTGAACATCACGGTCATCGGTTTCGCCCGGGGGGATAAGCTGAACATTTACACCTGCCCGGAGAGGATCGAGCTGTCGTCCATGTTGTCCGTCGTAAATACCGGCAGGGGGGCCTTGCGGGCTTCCAGGGGGTTGCGTGCGAGGGGGGAGCGAAGATGA